The region TTACACGGCATTTAATAACTAAATTGGTATAATTTAAAGTTACCAGTTTATTTACAAATACTTATTGGGAATCTTTTTTTGTCAACAATCCAAAAACATTTAAGAAAATAGAAATCAATAACAACACCCAGGGAGTTCCATGCAAAAAGACATCAAACCAATCTTGTGGTTTCATACCGTTTTCAGCAGAAAAGGCATTTCCTCCTAAAATCCATTGAATTTTACCCCAAATATGAGGTGGATTAAAAGGTGCTAGCCCTAATGTTAAACTTGCGATTAAGAAAAGTTTCCAGTTATTTTTAAGTTGATTTATCATTTTTTCTAAGTGTATAGCTTTTGTAGATTGAAAAGATAAGGCCAAGTATCGTATGAAAAACAACACAGATTATCAGCCTAAAAAATACTCCTAAATCATATTCATCATGACCCCAAAAATAATCTTTTCCTAAAATATTTACGGAAAAATATGGTAATAAGTATAATATTAAAAAAAGCATACAAATACCGATATTTCCAACAGGATAACAAGTAAACACTATACGTCCATAAAATACATATAAAGACAAAAAACAAGGCTATTTCCATATTTTCACAAACTTGCTAAAAGTCCTACCCTTTGGGAAGGATTTAGGATGGGATTTAAATAAACCAATTCCATACCAAACCAAAACGAATGGTAAAATCTCGAAAAGGATAATTGGGTGCAGAAAAGTAGTTCTTTTCAGTAAAACCAGAAGTAACATTATCAACCTTAATGAACAAACGTGTTCTTCTTACTCTAGCATTAAAGAAAACATCAAAAGTAGGGAAGCCAATTTCTTCCTCATTTTGTAAAGTAAATTCTGCTAATAATGGATTGTAAGCATTGACATTGTATTTTGTAAAATACTTAAAAGTAACCCCGATATTCACCAACATTGGTTTTCCCTTAAACCAATTGTCAGTATAATAGAAAGTATTTCTAGTCACAAATTCTGGCACTCTAAAAACAGCACTTCCACTACTAACATTTTGATACATTACTGTATTATCCAAGGCAAATTTCCAAAGTTTAAATTCTCTATTTGCCTTTACTTTAAGGTATATTATTTGATCGGCAGATTGCTGCGGAGTATTATTTTCATCAAAATACGTGTAATTATCAATATTGGTAAAATTTAGACCTGCATTGATCCATTTAGAAGTAAAAGAAAATCCTAAATCTCTTGTATTGACATTGCTAAAATCATTTTGCCAATTGTAAGCATCATAACTACTTTGATGTAATAAAGTATTAAAATTTGGAGATTTTGAGCTGATTAATAAATTACCTTTTAAAGTAAAAACACTTTCTTTTTCGTAAACGGCCTCTCCTTTTAAAAAGTTGCCTGCCAGTCTACCCGCGCCAGGAGTTACAGAGGCATCTGCATTTAATTGAAAGTTTTTAATTTTGGCATTCCAATCGGCTCCAAAAGAAATCGCATTTCCTGCTAATTTTAATTTAGTAATCGCACTATTACTATTCAAAATAGTATCATAACCGTACGAATAATTGGTAAAATTAGCTTTTGCTCTAAACTTACCTAAAACATATTTAGAGTTGAATTCTAAATTAACTTCATTATTCATGATGATACTTTCTGCTATATTGTCTTCGGTACCCGATGCATTTGCAGCTCCAAAAATGTCAGTTCTAACAGTAGCCTGATCAAATCGATAATTTTTAGTTTCATTGGTAAATACATGTCCAATTTTTAAGTTGCTAAAATCTTTATCATTGATGGTATCTTTGCTGGCTAGCAATTTATAGCTATGCTCTATATAAGATCGATTACTATCAAATTGACTTTCCGCATCATTTAAATTTACATCTAACCTAGAACGTTGGTCAAAATTTGGATCTTCATCAATAAAGTTTTGTAGAGCCTCTGTTGTTAATCCTCCATTTTCTTGATGAAAGAAATCTTGTGAAGTTAAATGACCTCTAATTTCATATCGATTTTCTTTCGTTCTGTAGTGAAAAGTACCTCTAAAATTACCATTGCTTACCAAAGCTCTTCTATACGCACCTAAAGAGCGTAACCCTTTATAGGAAAAAGAAACATTCAATCTTTCGGAAAAATTTAGAGTAAAAAGTGCATCTAATACTTGCCCTTGCTGCAAACCTGTTCTGTATAAAATTTCTGTGGTTGTTGTAGGAACTTCGTAATATTTAATGTCTTCTATATCAAAATAACTCACTTGTTTTGCAGTAAAACCAATGTCTGGTAATTTTTTTAGATTGTTAAAACTGTACCCTAAGTTCGTGAAAGTTTGCCCTTGATTATGAAAACCTAAAAGTTCAAAATTATCCGTTCTTAAATAATTGAATTTGTACTCCTTTTGTAAGGTTAAAGTGGTATCGATATACGTTGTATCTCTGTTATGAGAGAATATTTTATAATCGGTATATTTTGTTTTTCCTGATAAAATAACCTTTTTAGCCCCCGTAGTTCTTATGGTGTCTATTTCACCATTTTCGTTGATAAATGTATTTTCTCTTTTTTCGTTTCCACTTAATTTTCTCTGACCATATAGAGTGCTCAGCGCAAGGATAAAACAACAAAAGGATAAAACAATTCTTTTTTTCATTCTAAATTTAAACAAAAGCAAATGTAAAATAATAAAACGAAATGAATTGTTAATACTTATAATGAAATCGGTTAATTTAAAAATGAGTTTTAAACTTTTTTAAAGCGATGGAAGTAGTGATCTTCTTTTGAAATTGAAGTCCAACTAGATTGGTGAATAGGAATCTAATAGAAAAAGTTTTCTTTTCTTTGTAAGATGTTAAAATCAAATTTTAGTGGCTTTTCTTTAGAAGCAGGCACAGACGAAGCCGGAAGAGGTTGTTTGTCAGGGCCGGTGGTTGCTGCAGCAGTAATTTTACCAAAAGATTTTTCGCATGTTTTTTTAAATGATTCTAAACAATTATCAGAAAAAAAGAGAGAATCCTTAAGGCCTATTATTGAAGAAAATGCGCTAGCTTTTGCAGTTTCTTTTGTTTGGCAACAAGAAGTGGATGAAATAAATGTGTTGCAAGCTTCTATAACTGGCATGCATAGAGCCGTTGAACAGCTAAAAATTACGCCAGAATTTATCATTGTTGATGGAAATAAATTTAAGAATTTTAAAGAAATTCCGCATGAAACGATTGTAAAAGGAGATGCAAAATACTTGAGTATTGCTGCGGCCTCCGTGTTGGCAAAAACCTACAGAGATGATTATATGGCAAAGATTCATCAAGAATACCCAATGTATAATTGGAAAAAAAACAAAGGTTACCCAACCAAAGAGCACAGAAATGCCATTCGTGAGTTTGGGCCAAATCTACATCATCGAAAAACATTTAGATTGCTGCCAGAACAATTAAAATTGAAAATTTAATCATTTTTTTCTTTAGTTTGTGCAAACTTCATGACTCTCAGGGTGATAGTTTTTTTACAGAAATTCAGAGGGACAAATTGTGACTTTTTCTTAAGAGAATTATCTAAATAATTCTTCAATTATAAAATAACTTCAACTATTTTTACCATCCAAAATTTCATATGATGATAAAAAAAACGCGTGTAGAAATTACGAAATGTATCCTTCATAAAGTAGCCAATAAATTTAATAGCGGACGCAATGTGTTCTCGGAAGATTTAATTCGTTTTGATCAAGAAAGTTACGACTTGATGAAGAATTTTTTACTAAAACCTTTTGGGAGTTTAACGCAGAGTTACCGTTTTTCTCATCATGCAGATGTGCGTTTAAATGAATTAAATAATTACGCTTCAGAAGTATTTAAAGAAGAAAGTTCGTTTGTAGAATACTCTAAAAATATGGTGAATCATTTGTATGAACAATCTAATTCCGCACAAATAAAAACAGGCGATGTCATCGTTGTTCTTATTGAAGGGATAGAGTATAAAGATGTGTTAACAGAAGCTATTGGCATTTTTAAAATTGAAAATAAAGTTGATTTTTTTCAGACTTATTTAGATGATAATGAGAGTTTTGATGTCGTAGTTCAAAAAGGAATATCAACCAAAAAAATAGATAAAGGTTGTTTAATTTTAAACACTTCGGATACAGAAGGAACGGTGGTGCTTTCTGTGGATAATAACAATTATGATGCACAATATTGGATTAAAAATTTCTTGAGTGTAAAACTAGCGGATGATTATAATTCGCACACACAAAACTATTTAGAATTGTGTAAGGAATTTTCAGAGGAGGTGATTAAACCAGAATTAGGCATGCACGAACAAGGGAATTTTTTAGCTAATACAGTAGATTATTTTAAGGAAAATGAATCGGTAGATTATGCTACTTTTAAAGATGAAGTTTTTCAGGAAGATGAGCACAAAGAAAAGTTTGATGAATATAAGAAACACTTCGAAACTTTAAATGATGTTTTAATTAGGAATAATTTTGATGTTTCTGGAGTTGTTTTAAAGAAAGAAAAAAGTAAACTAAAAACGGAAATTAAATTAGATACCAACATTAGTATAAAATTAGATGTAGATGCCCCAGAAGCCGCTTCAGAATATTTAGAAAGAGGATATGATGAAGAGAAAAAAATGAAATTTTATAAAGTGTATTTTAACGAAGAAAAGTAAATTCAAACGTCATTAAGAGGAATGAAGCAATCTGTTATTGGTGGACAGATTGCTTTATAAAAGCGCAATAACTTTTTAGGAGTTAATAAACAGATCGACTTTAAACAGTGTTTTAAAGTGCTTTAGTATTTTTTGTTTTACTTCTTCCGTATCTATTTTTTTACCTAACTCAGATTCCATGGATGCGACCGCTTTTCCTTTAATTCCGCAGGGTATGATGTTGTCAAAATAGCCTAAATTGGTATTTACATTTAAGGCAAAACCATGCATAGTTACCCAACGTGAAGAGCGAATTCCTAGAGCACAAATTTTACGAGCAAAAGGAGTTCCAACATCCAACCAAACTCCTGTTTCACCTTTACTTCTATCGCCTTTTAAACCATATTCTGCCATCGTTAAAATGATGGATTCCTCTAACAAACGGAGGTATTTATGAATATCGGTAAAAAAATTTTCTAAATCTAAAATTGGGTACCCAACAATTTGTCCAGGGCCATGATAGGTAATATCGCCACCTCGGTTTATTTTGTAAAAAGTAGCCTCTTTTTCAGCCAATTGCTTTTCGTTTAGTAACAAGTTATTTACATCACCACTTTTACCTAAGGTATATACATGCGGATGTTCTACAAATAAAAAGTAGTTTTTGGTTGCTATTTGTTCATCATTTCGTCGATTAGAAATTTTGACATCCACAATTTCCTGAAGCAATTCAGATTGATAATCCCAGGTTTCTTTATAATCTTGTATTCCAAGATCTTTTAATAGTATATTTTTGTTCATAAGCTCTTTTACAAAGGTAGATATTTCATTGTATTTGAGTCGTTAAATTATATCCAAAAGATACTTTTTTTGTTCATACTCGTTTTAAATATAGAGGAGAAAGGTGCACAACAATTATAGTTAAAGTAAAAAAGACGGGCATATCGTTTACAAGAAAAATAGCTATCAAAAGAAAAAATAACAACTTCTTATGATGAAATTCTATGAAAGAATAGAAGCTTTAGTAGTTACTATGTGGTACTGGGAAAATAAATTACTTTTTTGAAAAACTCTTAATAGGGTTTAAATTTTTATAAAATATAAATACTTGATTATGTTTTTTTTATGATGTTAAGATTTAGGTGAATGAAATTTTTTTATCCAACTTTATAATTGAAGATTCATTATTTCACTATCTTACATCAAATTTAAAAATTATTTTGTTTTCATAAAACCTGGTTCACTATGAAATTTAAAAGTTCCTTATTAATCACTCTTATTATTTTTCTTTCTATTTCAAATACATTGAAAGCACAAGATTTCTGGAAAAAAATAGATAAACAAAATTACAAACATCAAAAAGAAATTTATCAAAAGAAAAACTTTCCTGCAGCATTTGAAATTTTATCAATGGATATAGATGCTTTTTCTAAGAATTTGAAACGTAAGTCTGCTGAGCAAAAAGAAATTATCGAGCTCCCAAATTCAGACGGAAGTTTATCTAAATTCTCTATCAAAGAAACCTCTAATTTTGAAGCTACTTTGCAAGCTAAATTTCCAAATATTACCTCCTATTCGGCACAAGGAATAGACGATCCAACGGCAGTTGCAAAAATTAGTATGGGTACAGATGGTTTTCATGCTGTTATTTTTTCTGGTGTCAAAGAAACCGTTTTTATAGATCCATATTCTAAAGATCATAAAGATTTTATTGTTTACAAAAGAGCTAGTTTATCTAAGGGTAATGAAGATTTTAAGTGCCTAGTAGAAGCATCTGCTAAAAAAGATTTTACTGTTTCAGATTTTAATAAAAATACGAATGATGCAAATTTAAGAACCTATAGACTGGCACTGGCGGGTACTGGCGAATATTCGCAATTTCATTTATCAAGACAAAATGTATCGGATCTTGAAACAGATGCTGTTAAAAAGGCGGCAGTTTTATCTGCCATGAACACTTCAATGACAAGAGTTAATGGTATTTTTGAAAGAGATGTTGCAGTAAGATTTATAATTGTTGGTAATAATGACCAACTTATTTTTTTAGATCCTGATACAGATAACTTATCAAATAATAATACAGATGCTTTAATTAATGAAACTCAATCAATTTGTGATGACATCATTGGCACTTTAAACTATGATATTGGGCATACTTTTAGTACTGGTGCCGGAGGATTAGCGGGTTTAGGGGTGGTTTGTTTAGCAAACCAAAAAGGAAGAGGAGTTACAGGTATTGGATCCCCTGTAGGCGACCCTTATGATGTAGATTATGTATCGCATGAAATAGGGCATCAATTTGGTGCAAATCATACATTTAATAATTCTTGTAGTAACAATAGAAATAGTTCCACAGCAATCGAACCAGGAAGTGGGTCCACTATAATGGCGTATGCAGGAATTTGTCCGCCTAATGTTCAGAGCAGTGGTGACGACTATTTTCATTCGGTAAGTATCACAGAAATGCTTCATATTATTGAATCTTCTGGGGATTGTGCCGTTTTAAGCGATACGAATAATACTGCTCCAATAGCCAATGCAGGATTGGATTTTAGTATTCCTAAATCTACACCTTTTGTTTTAAAAGGAACTGCTATCGATGCAGAAGGAGTTGAAAGCTTAACCTATAATTGGGAGCAAATAGATAGTGAAAGCGGAACAATGCCTCCAGAGTCGGGGAGTGGCGAAGGTCCTATGTTTAGGTCTGTGCCTTCTCAAAATGTTCCTTATAGATATATGCCAAATTTAAGTACGGTTTTAGAGAATAGTACCGCTTCAACTTGGGAAGTTTTACCTTCAGAAGCAAGAGAACTTAATTTTTCTTTTTTGGTTAGAGATAATCATTCAAGAGGGGGAGGTACGTCAAGAGATGATATGAAAGTGGAAGTTGTAGATGCACCACCTTTTATAGTAACCTCACAAAACACAGAAGAAACTTTTAATGCTGGGCAAACAATTTCTGTTACTTGGAGCAAAGGAATTACAGATATTGCGCCAATAGATTGTAAAAATGTTCATATAAAATTATCTGTTGATGGCGGACTTACGTTTCCAATATTTTTAAAAGCGAACACACCTAATGATGAATCAGAAGAGGTGTTAATACCTAATAATGCCACAGCAGATGCAAGAATTATGGTTGAAGCTGCAGATAATATTTTTTATAATGTGAATACTTCGAAGTTTAGTATTGTTTCATCGACACCAACTTTTTTAATGGTAGATAAAACGGGTGAACAAGCGGTTTGTAATGACGAAAGTCAAAGTAGTAGTTACACCATAAATTTCGATTTTATAAATGGTTTTGAAGAAGTGGTCACTTTAAGTGCCACAGCAAATCCAGAAGGTTCGACTGTAACATTTAATCCTGCAACAATTTCGGCAAATGGCGATGTAATCGTAACAGTTTCTAATTTAGATGGCAAAGAAGCCAAAAACTACGATATTAATATTATTGGCACTGCAGCAACTGTTACTCAAAATGTGGATGTAACTTTAAATTTAAAAAGTGCCACGTTTAACCCCGTAAATTTATTATTCCCAGCAAATGGAGCAACAAATGTTTCTTTGGATGAAATTTTAAGATGGGATGAGGATGAAAACCCATCATCATATGAGGTAGAAATAGCATCTGATACTAGTTTTAACACCATTTTTTCTAGTGGAAATGTGGAAAGGAACTCTTATAGTTTGACAAATTTAGTTCCAGACACCCAATATTTTTGGAGGGTGAAACCTATAAATGATTGTGGAGAGGGCGCTTATTCGGACATCTTCAGTTTTACTACAGAATCTTGTACTGCTTGTGTGTCGTTTGGAAACACTGATTTCGAAACAAGTACTACTTTAGTGCAATTTAACACCATCAATAATATTTCAGCTAAACCAGACGAATTCGGCGAACGAAGTGGATATAGCGATTATACAGCCATAAATACCACTGTAAAATTAAACGAAAGCCATGCTTTAACCGTCAACTTAAATACAGATGGGGATTGGAGAGTGCAAGTGAAAGTTTGGATAGACTGGAATCAGAACTGTAGTTTTGATGATGCTGGTGAAGAGTATGATCTCGGATTTGCACAAAATACTGAAAATGGTGCGACTGATTTAAGTGGTCTGGTTATTACTGTTCCAGCAGGGGCTATTTTGGGTAATACGATTATGAGGGTTTCTAGTCGATATACGGGAGATTATTTTATTACCTATCCAACTTCCTGTGAGCAGGATTTTGATGGAGAAGTAGAAGAGTATACTATCATTGTAGAAGATGCAACAGCCTCTATTGATGATGTTGCTTTTGATGGGTTTAATGTATTTCCCAATCCGACGAAAGGAGATTTTACCTTAACCTTGCAAGTAGTGGATACGGATAAAGTTTCAGTACAATTATATGATGTTAGAGGGCGTTTAATTGACGAAAAAAAATATTATAATACTTTTGTAAATTTCTCTGAAAATATCTTTTTTGAGAAAGCCTCTAAAGGATTGTATTTGTTAAAAGTTACGAATGGAACGAAACAAACAACAAGAAAACTGATGATAAAATAAAAGTTTATAGAACTTAAAAAGCCTCATTTAATACTGATATGAACTCAGATTTAGATGAGGCTTTTTTTTGATGTTTATTTTCTTATCCTAAAAAAGGATATTTGTAATCGGTTGGTGTTACAAACGTTTCTTTAATCAATCTAACAGACGTCCAACGCAATAAGTTTTGAGCAGAACCTGCTTTGTCATTTGTGCCAGAAGCTCTTGCTCCTCCAAATGGTTGCTGTCCAACAACGGCCCCTGTTGGTTTGTCATTGATATAAAAGTTTCCTGCAGCATTTTCTAATGCTTTCGATGCTTTTTCAACAATGTATCTATCCTTAGAAAAAATGGCTCCCGTTAAAGCATATTCCGTAGATTCATCAACTAACTTTAAGGAAGCTTCCCAAGCTTCATCTTCATATACAAAAATGGTCATTACAGGGCCAAATAACTCTGTTGTCATCGTTGCGTATGTTGGAGATTTTGCTAAAATCACAGTAGGTTCAATAAAGTAACCTACAGATTTATCGTGGTTTCCACCAACTATAATTTCTGCATCTGCATCCACTTTTGCAGCATCAATAAAGCTAGCAATTTTATCAAAAGAGCCTTCATGAATTACAGCGTTTACAAAATTATTAGGGTCTTCTGGAGACCCCATTTTAATTTCGTTGGTTTGTTGAATTACGTGCTCTTTTACCTCTTCCCATAAAGATGCAGGAATATAAGCTCTTGAAGCAGCAGAACATTTTTGACCTTGATATTCAAAAGAACCTCTTACAATTGCGGTTGCAACTTGCAAAGGATTCGAAGAATTATGTACCCAGATAAAATCTTTTCCACCTGTTTCTCCAACAATTCTTGGGTAGGTTTTATAGGTATGAATGTTGTTTCCTATTTGTTTCCAAAGATTTTTAAAAACATGTGTAGAGCCTGTAAAATGCAATCCTGAAAAATCTGGAGAAGCCAAAATAGTGTCAGAAATCATGACAGGGTCTCCGTAAACTACATTGATAACGCCATCTGGTAACCCCGCTTCTTTAAATAAATCTACAATTACTTGTGCAGAATATGCTTGATGATCAGAAGGTTTCCAAACAACAACATTACCCATTAAAGCTGCTGCGGCAGGTAAGTTTGCGGCAATAGATGTAAAGTTAAAAGGAGAAATTGCATATACAAATCCTTCTAAAGGTCTGTACTCAACTCTGTTCCATATTCCTGGAGCAGATGCTGGCTGATCTTTAAAAATATCTGTCATGTATTGTACATTAAACTTAAAGAAATCGATCATTTCGCAGGCAGCATCAATTTCTGCTTGATGTACATTTTTAGACTGCGCAATCATCGTAGCCGCATTCATTTTGGCTCTGTATGGACCTGCTAATAATTCAGCTGCCTTTAAGAAAATGGTAGCTCTCTCTGTCCAAGAAACGCTAGACCAAGCTTCTCTAGCAGCCAAAGCTGTAGAAATTGCTTCATCAACATGGGTCTTATCAGCAATGTGATATTGACCAACAATATGTTTATGGTCATGAGGAGGGGTAATATTTTTTGTGTTTCCTGTTCTAACTTCAACACCATTAATATGCATAGGCACATCAATATTGCTATGAAACATCGATTTATAGGTTGCTAACAACTCTTCTCGTTCGGGAGAACCAGGAGCATATCCTTTTACGGGTTCGTTTACTGCTGTTGGAACATTAAAAAATCCTCTTGCCATATTTGTGTGTTTTAAAATTTGATTCTACTTATTTTGAAAGGCAAAGTTACAAATTTTATCAATCGATTTCGGAACTTTAGAGGCTAAATTTATAGATGTTTACGGACACTAAATTGCAATACAATTTAAAAAAATTAAAATTTTTGTTTTCTGAAATAGGAAATAATTTTTTTAGAAAAAAGTAGGGTAGAGGTTTCATTTCTTTTAACCTCTAGAATTTTTTTCGATCATATAGAACTTATATAACGAGCACTTTTGGTTTTTTAAATTGCAAGTTACAGCTACATTTAAAAAAGTATAGAAGAAACGATACATAGAAATGAGACTCCAATTCTAGATACAACCAGTTTAAATTAAGTCACAATAATCTACAATTGTTTCAAAGCGTCCTTGCTGATAAACTTTTTTTTTAGGGTACTAATTAATACAAATAGTTCGCTATAGTATTCTGTAGATTTTTTTTGCAACAAAATATTCTTGGTCATTAGCAAAAACACTTTTTTTTAAATTTTTAGTGTAGACTATTTTCCGTCCTCAGGTAAAGGTGAAATCATAATGTGCGCTTTATGGGTTCCAGGATTCATAATCCAAGGGTGATTTGAAGCCAATGGAGACGCTGGCAAACCCGTAGATTCTGTTGTTGCCCAAGGCATATAGACAACATAACGAAGTTGAGCACCTCTAACTTTTGAAGTTTTAGGGTCGTACAAGGTTTTTGCTCCATAATATACGTGCAAGGTGGCTCCGGGCGTTATTTTAAGTTTGCCTGATTTCATTTCTAATTCGCGGGTTTCAAAAATTTCTTGTCTCGTTTTACCTGCTGCTTTTAAGGCTCTTCCTCTTGCCATAAAAGGTTCTAAGTCTTTGTGATAACATGCGGCATTAAATCCCTCTTGATTTGGGTTGTCTGCAATAACAATAAATTCATTATCCCCCTCTTTCAAGGTAACAAATTCACCCGCCATATTGTAACCAATAACTTTACACCCTGATCTGCTTTCTTCTGGAGCCGCCATTAATGCTGTTGCGATTAAAGCAGTATCTGTATCAATTGGCTTTAATTGGCTGGTACTTTCATTGGATGTGCTTTCTGATAAACTTTTGCTTACAGAAGATTCTTGAATGGGTGTTTTTGATTTTTTTGAAGAATTGCAAGAAATCAGCATTCCCGCAAAAACAAGCACTATAGTAATATATTTCATATTTGATTATTTTTTTTCATGCACCCGCTAAAATCAACATTGCATATAAAGGCAATTTACTTGAAATTTTGCTGAATAGCAAACGAGATACTATTGTATCGCATAGAAAATCCAATCTAAAAAAGTATAAAAGAAATGATGAATAAAAATGTAACGCCTATTCCTGCTACAATTGTGTAACTTAAATTTAGTAACAAAAATTTTAGAATTGTTTTAAAGTATCCTTGCTGATAAAACTTTTTCATGGCAATAATTAGATACAATAAAAATAGGACGATAAAAACCCAGATTTCAGGTTTTAATGAGCATAATCTCAATATTAAAAAGATCGTGAACAGCATAAAGAAAACTGTTTGCACATGAAAAACAAAAATTAAATGATCTACATAGGTGTATTTTCTTCGGATGTAAAAAAACCTCAAAAATAACGTAAAAAAAGGTAAAAAGATAAACAAAGCTATGGAGCCATAAGACAATACTTGACTAAAAAATTGCTCTCTGCTCTCCTCACTTTTTGATATTGAGTATAAACTTTTTGCCTTCGTAAATAAAAAACGATTCGTAAAATTTTTTTCATAACCTAAGGAGTCTAAAGCAATATCTATTTTAGAATCTGGATATTTTTTAGCATAATTTGCAAAATCATCTAATCTAGTATCTCCGCCAAAATTAAAATTTATATTGTTGTTATTCCCTTTTAGTTTTGCGGTATCTTTTGCTTCTTTTTTTACTTCCTCTAAAATTTTTTTTCTTGCTACTTCAGGGAGGAAAGATTGTTGTAAATCTTCATCGAGATTTTTTACAATAGAATCTATTTTTTCTTGTGTAAGTTCTATGTCTTTTTTAGAATTATCTTTGTTAGCAATTGAATCTTTGCGAATAACATCATTGATATCTTCTTTTTTTTCATTCGCTAAATTTTCATATTTTTCTTTTGTTTTGGTAAGACCAATAATTAAAAAAAAGACGATAGAAACTGTTAAATAAAAACGAAAGGGATTTGAGTATCGTTCTCTTTTTCCATCAATATAGTCTTTAGAAACTTTACCAGGACTTATTAAAAGAGGAATAATTGTATTCCAAAATTTGGCTTCGAAATTAAAAAGACCATTAAAAACCTCATGAATGAAACTCCAAAAAGTAATTTTGTTACCTTTATTTTTCTGTCCGCAATCAGGACAAAATTTTTCATGTCCTTGAAAAGGATACCCGCAATTTAAACATGCTGGGTCTTTAATTTTAACGACTTTATTTTTAGTTTTTTTTAGTTTGATAATAAAGGAGTTACGAGTTGAAAGGTAGGTATTTGTAC is a window of Polaribacter litorisediminis DNA encoding:
- the pruA gene encoding L-glutamate gamma-semialdehyde dehydrogenase codes for the protein MARGFFNVPTAVNEPVKGYAPGSPEREELLATYKSMFHSNIDVPMHINGVEVRTGNTKNITPPHDHKHIVGQYHIADKTHVDEAISTALAAREAWSSVSWTERATIFLKAAELLAGPYRAKMNAATMIAQSKNVHQAEIDAACEMIDFFKFNVQYMTDIFKDQPASAPGIWNRVEYRPLEGFVYAISPFNFTSIAANLPAAAALMGNVVVWKPSDHQAYSAQVIVDLFKEAGLPDGVINVVYGDPVMISDTILASPDFSGLHFTGSTHVFKNLWKQIGNNIHTYKTYPRIVGETGGKDFIWVHNSSNPLQVATAIVRGSFEYQGQKCSAASRAYIPASLWEEVKEHVIQQTNEIKMGSPEDPNNFVNAVIHEGSFDKIASFIDAAKVDADAEIIVGGNHDKSVGYFIEPTVILAKSPTYATMTTELFGPVMTIFVYEDEAWEASLKLVDESTEYALTGAIFSKDRYIVEKASKALENAAGNFYINDKPTGAVVGQQPFGGARASGTNDKAGSAQNLLRWTSVRLIKETFVTPTDYKYPFLG
- a CDS encoding DUF3667 domain-containing protein, with product MIKLKKTKNKVVKIKDPACLNCGYPFQGHEKFCPDCGQKNKGNKITFWSFIHEVFNGLFNFEAKFWNTIIPLLISPGKVSKDYIDGKRERYSNPFRFYLTVSIVFFLIIGLTKTKEKYENLANEKKEDINDVIRKDSIANKDNSKKDIELTQEKIDSIVKNLDEDLQQSFLPEVARKKILEEVKKEAKDTAKLKGNNNNINFNFGGDTRLDDFANYAKKYPDSKIDIALDSLGYEKNFTNRFLFTKAKSLYSISKSEESREQFFSQVLSYGSIALFIFLPFFTLFLRFFYIRRKYTYVDHLIFVFHVQTVFFMLFTIFLILRLCSLKPEIWVFIVLFLLYLIIAMKKFYQQGYFKTILKFLLLNLSYTIVAGIGVTFLFIISFILF